The following are encoded in a window of Telmatobacter sp. DSM 110680 genomic DNA:
- a CDS encoding HAMP domain-containing sensor histidine kinase has protein sequence MRRLSALAKTSIAFRLIAAVLLVELASAMIVILLAWGYERHSHFRSFDVMLHGRADSVLGAVQDAEDTGDNVMLDLADLHVPFEDVYEVWDGRGHLLGRSPNWNGSAAMASIPDHNGFSRIKLHDHGYRLLFMRGTRIVDPGEPGGGHLRFVTILYGAPTERVWEAIYGAVEFYAAGMLLLILITGPLIAWVLHRGLDPLRQLAAMAGRVSAESWEFTPPASARETAELAPLTSALENALQRLERSFKQQRTFVSDAAHELKTSVAVVKSSLQLVGMRPRTPEEYQAGNERALADTGRIEELVAKMLTMARVESGTASSHSEDNCDLSQGAAQTVAELETFAAVRNVELAVGSLPADACIVPLNSEDCKLIISNLLMNAIQHSPQRSQVELSVVLRGNAVEFTVQDHGEGIDPSALPHVFDRFYRGDPSRARATGGAGLGLAICKAIVERSKGSITLSSNPGNGTTATVRLPKA, from the coding sequence ATGAGGCGCCTCTCCGCACTTGCAAAGACCAGCATCGCGTTTCGCCTGATCGCGGCAGTCTTGCTGGTGGAACTGGCCTCGGCCATGATCGTCATCCTGCTTGCCTGGGGGTACGAGCGCCACAGCCATTTTCGCTCTTTCGACGTGATGTTGCATGGCCGTGCTGATTCGGTGCTGGGCGCAGTGCAGGACGCAGAAGACACAGGCGACAACGTGATGCTCGACCTGGCAGACCTGCATGTGCCGTTTGAAGATGTCTACGAAGTCTGGGATGGGCGCGGACATCTTCTGGGCCGCTCTCCGAATTGGAATGGCAGCGCGGCGATGGCATCGATTCCCGACCACAATGGCTTCTCCCGTATCAAGCTCCACGATCACGGCTACCGGCTGCTCTTCATGCGCGGCACGCGCATCGTCGACCCCGGAGAACCCGGCGGTGGCCATCTTCGTTTCGTCACCATCCTTTATGGCGCACCTACCGAACGCGTTTGGGAAGCGATCTATGGGGCGGTGGAATTCTATGCGGCGGGCATGCTGCTCCTCATCCTTATTACCGGACCGCTGATCGCGTGGGTGCTTCATCGTGGACTTGATCCCCTGCGGCAGCTTGCCGCTATGGCCGGCCGCGTCTCGGCGGAATCATGGGAGTTCACACCACCGGCCTCCGCGCGCGAAACCGCCGAACTCGCGCCCTTGACCAGTGCACTTGAGAACGCGCTGCAGAGGCTGGAGCGATCATTCAAGCAGCAACGAACATTTGTTTCCGACGCGGCACACGAGTTGAAAACTTCAGTCGCCGTCGTTAAGTCGTCTCTGCAACTCGTAGGCATGCGCCCTCGCACACCAGAGGAATACCAGGCTGGCAACGAGCGCGCCCTCGCTGACACCGGTCGCATTGAAGAACTCGTTGCCAAAATGTTGACTATGGCTCGCGTCGAAAGCGGCACCGCAAGTTCGCACTCTGAAGACAATTGCGATTTGAGCCAGGGTGCTGCTCAGACCGTCGCCGAGCTTGAGACCTTTGCCGCCGTACGGAATGTGGAGTTGGCTGTAGGCTCTCTGCCTGCGGACGCCTGCATCGTTCCACTTAACAGTGAGGATTGCAAGCTGATCATCTCCAACCTCCTGATGAACGCCATCCAGCACAGCCCGCAGCGATCGCAGGTTGAACTCAGCGTAGTGCTTCGCGGGAACGCGGTTGAATTCACGGTCCAGGACCACGGCGAAGGCATTGATCCCTCTGCTCTTCCGCATGTCTTTGACCGCTTCTATCGCGGAGACCCATCGCGCGCACGTGCCACCGGCGGTGCTGGACTTGGCTTGGCCATCTGCAAAGCCATAGTTGAAAGATCTAAAGGCTCCATCACTCTGTCTAGCAATCCGGGAAATGGAACAACCGCAACCGTACGGTTGCCCAAAGCCTGA
- a CDS encoding response regulator transcription factor, with protein sequence MRILLVEDEVRLADNLSAALRDGPGFAVDWAADGEAGDDAARNLCYDLVILDLMLPKLDGSGVLRRMRARKDATPVLILTAKEGKDTIVELLNAGADDYLAKPFDLGELLARVKALIRRGKGAAHPTLNALGVTLNSLEQTVHRNGALVDLSPTEYHILEYLLHHPRKVVSKQELLEHLYDYNWEHHSNVIEAHVSNLRKKLDASVPDAAPVIETLRGRGYRLSPEPAA encoded by the coding sequence ATGCGCATTCTGCTGGTGGAAGACGAAGTCCGTCTGGCCGACAATCTTTCTGCGGCCCTGCGCGACGGCCCGGGCTTTGCCGTAGATTGGGCAGCCGACGGCGAGGCCGGCGATGACGCGGCGCGCAACCTCTGTTACGACCTCGTGATCCTCGACCTGATGCTGCCCAAACTCGACGGTTCGGGAGTGCTACGTCGCATGCGCGCCCGCAAAGACGCGACCCCGGTCCTCATTCTTACCGCCAAGGAAGGCAAAGACACCATCGTTGAATTGCTGAACGCCGGGGCTGACGACTACCTCGCCAAGCCCTTCGATCTCGGCGAGCTTCTCGCCCGCGTAAAGGCGCTGATCCGGCGCGGCAAGGGCGCGGCGCATCCAACCCTGAACGCGCTAGGCGTCACACTCAACTCGTTGGAACAGACTGTACACCGCAACGGAGCGCTCGTCGATCTTTCGCCCACCGAGTACCACATCCTCGAATACCTGCTGCATCATCCGCGCAAGGTCGTTAGCAAGCAGGAACTGCTTGAGCACCTCTACGACTACAACTGGGAACACCACTCCAATGTGATCGAGGCGCACGTCTCGAACCTTCGCAAGAAGCTGGATGCATCCGTACCCGACGCGGCCCCGGTGATCGAAACCCTGCGAGGCCGCGGTTATCGACTCTCGCCCGAGCCCGCCGCATGA